The Pelodiscus sinensis isolate JC-2024 chromosome 30, ASM4963464v1, whole genome shotgun sequence genome has a window encoding:
- the LOC112545759 gene encoding basement membrane-specific heparan sulfate proteoglycan core protein-like isoform X2 → MVLTLLLPLLASLQSLPRPVSPAASLQSLPRPASTADQLSAPELTVNPPHRVFLPGESVSLPCSAPSTANVSRIQFFRNGQRIDVGELQRSQYNGSSLQLSRVSDSHNGEYSSWPPAPELTMSSQHRIFLRGESVTLTCSAPRTAKVSGFWFFRDGRRISSRELQWSQYNVRSLQLSCVSDTEAGVYNCGYWETESGRRIPSERSQNFPIAVTDLPPQPELSMDPPSGAVSEGFSLNFICMAPRDARERRFHFYKDGIELVPGDLGSEISTVEPRSVNVSVLSIPRAGPNVTGEFTCGYEENVAGRWVLSPRSQVATVTGNFTVSAHDACLVLELVVGGSFFLINGLIFLVSYRLF, encoded by the exons ATGGTGCTaactctgctcctgcctctgctgg cctcGCTCCAGAGTCTCCCCAGGCCGGTGTCCCCTGCAG CCTCCCTCCAGAGTCTCCCCAGGCCGGCGTCCACCGCAG ACCAGCTGTCTGCCCCCGAACTCACTGTGAACCCACCACACCGAGTGTTCCTACCTGGGGAATCTGTGTCCCTGCCGTGCTCAGCTCCCAGCACTGCCAACGTGTCCAGGATCCAGTTCTTTAGGAATGGCCAGAGAATTGACGTTGGagagctccagaggtctcagtaCAATGGCAGCTCCCTTCAGCTGTCGAGAGTGTCTGATTCCCACAATGGAGAGTACAGCT cATGGCCGCCTGCCCCCGAACTCACCATGAGCTCACAACACCGCATCTTCCTACGTGGGGAATCTGTGACCCTGACGTGCTcagctccccgcactgccaaggtGTCTGGGTTCTGGTTCTTCAGGGATGGCCGGAGAATCAGCTCCAGAGAGCTCCAGTGGTCTCAGTAcaatgtcaggtctcttcagctGTCGTGTGTGTCTGACACAGAAGCCGGCGTGTACAACTGTGGTTACTGGGAGACAGAGTCTGGGCGAAGGATCCCATCAGAGAGGAGCCAAAACTTCCCCATAGCTGTGACTG atctccctccccagccagagctgaGCATGGATCCCCCGTCTGGAGCGGTGAGCGAAGGGTTTTCCCTGAACTTCATCTGCATGGCCCCCAGGGATGCCCGTGAGCGGAGGTTTCACTTCTATAAGGACGGAATCGAGCTCGTTCCTGGGGATCTGGGGTCTGAGATCAGCACCGTGGAGCCCAGATCAGTGAACGTCTCAGTGCTCAGCATCCCACGGGCCGGTCCCAACGTCACCGGGGAATTCACCTGCGGGTACGAGGAGAACGTGGCTGGCAGGTGGGTCCTGTCCCCCAGGAGCCAGGTTGCAACTGTCACTGGGAACTTCACAGTGTCAG CTCACGACGCCTGCTTGGTCTTGGAGTTGGTGGTAGGAGGCTCCTTCTTCCTCATCAATGGCCTCATCTTCCTCGTCTCCTACCGATTATTCTAG
- the LOC112545759 gene encoding osteoclast-associated immunoglobulin-like receptor isoform X3, which produces MDQLSAPELTVNPPHRVFLPGESVSLPCSAPSTANVSRIQFFRNGQRIDVGELQRSQYNGSSLQLSRVSDSHNGEYSCEYWEIQSGREIPSERSRPIPIAVTAWPPAPELTMSSQHRIFLRGESVTLTCSAPRTAKVSGFWFFRDGRRISSRELQWSQYNVRSLQLSCVSDTEAGVYNCGYWETESGRRIPSERSQNFPIAVTDLPPQPELSMDPPSGAVSEGFSLNFICMAPRDARERRFHFYKDGIELVPGDLGSEISTVEPRSVNVSVLSIPRAGPNVTGEFTCGYEENVAGRWVLSPRSQVATVTGNFTVSAHDACLVLELVVGGSFFLINGLIFLVSYRLF; this is translated from the exons ATGG ACCAGCTGTCTGCCCCCGAACTCACTGTGAACCCACCACACCGAGTGTTCCTACCTGGGGAATCTGTGTCCCTGCCGTGCTCAGCTCCCAGCACTGCCAACGTGTCCAGGATCCAGTTCTTTAGGAATGGCCAGAGAATTGACGTTGGagagctccagaggtctcagtaCAATGGCAGCTCCCTTCAGCTGTCGAGAGTGTCTGATTCCCACAATGGAGAGTACAGCTGTGAGTACTGGGAAATACAGTCTGGGCGAGAGATCCCATCGGAGAGGAGCCGACCCATCCCCATCGCAGTGACTG cATGGCCGCCTGCCCCCGAACTCACCATGAGCTCACAACACCGCATCTTCCTACGTGGGGAATCTGTGACCCTGACGTGCTcagctccccgcactgccaaggtGTCTGGGTTCTGGTTCTTCAGGGATGGCCGGAGAATCAGCTCCAGAGAGCTCCAGTGGTCTCAGTAcaatgtcaggtctcttcagctGTCGTGTGTGTCTGACACAGAAGCCGGCGTGTACAACTGTGGTTACTGGGAGACAGAGTCTGGGCGAAGGATCCCATCAGAGAGGAGCCAAAACTTCCCCATAGCTGTGACTG atctccctccccagccagagctgaGCATGGATCCCCCGTCTGGAGCGGTGAGCGAAGGGTTTTCCCTGAACTTCATCTGCATGGCCCCCAGGGATGCCCGTGAGCGGAGGTTTCACTTCTATAAGGACGGAATCGAGCTCGTTCCTGGGGATCTGGGGTCTGAGATCAGCACCGTGGAGCCCAGATCAGTGAACGTCTCAGTGCTCAGCATCCCACGGGCCGGTCCCAACGTCACCGGGGAATTCACCTGCGGGTACGAGGAGAACGTGGCTGGCAGGTGGGTCCTGTCCCCCAGGAGCCAGGTTGCAACTGTCACTGGGAACTTCACAGTGTCAG CTCACGACGCCTGCTTGGTCTTGGAGTTGGTGGTAGGAGGCTCCTTCTTCCTCATCAATGGCCTCATCTTCCTCGTCTCCTACCGATTATTCTAG
- the LOC112545759 gene encoding osteoclast-associated immunoglobulin-like receptor isoform X1, translating to MVLTLLLPLLASLQSLPRPVSPAASLQSLPRPASTADQLSAPELTVNPPHRVFLPGESVSLPCSAPSTANVSRIQFFRNGQRIDVGELQRSQYNGSSLQLSRVSDSHNGEYSCEYWEIQSGREIPSERSRPIPIAVTAWPPAPELTMSSQHRIFLRGESVTLTCSAPRTAKVSGFWFFRDGRRISSRELQWSQYNVRSLQLSCVSDTEAGVYNCGYWETESGRRIPSERSQNFPIAVTDLPPQPELSMDPPSGAVSEGFSLNFICMAPRDARERRFHFYKDGIELVPGDLGSEISTVEPRSVNVSVLSIPRAGPNVTGEFTCGYEENVAGRWVLSPRSQVATVTGNFTVSAHDACLVLELVVGGSFFLINGLIFLVSYRLF from the exons ATGGTGCTaactctgctcctgcctctgctgg cctcGCTCCAGAGTCTCCCCAGGCCGGTGTCCCCTGCAG CCTCCCTCCAGAGTCTCCCCAGGCCGGCGTCCACCGCAG ACCAGCTGTCTGCCCCCGAACTCACTGTGAACCCACCACACCGAGTGTTCCTACCTGGGGAATCTGTGTCCCTGCCGTGCTCAGCTCCCAGCACTGCCAACGTGTCCAGGATCCAGTTCTTTAGGAATGGCCAGAGAATTGACGTTGGagagctccagaggtctcagtaCAATGGCAGCTCCCTTCAGCTGTCGAGAGTGTCTGATTCCCACAATGGAGAGTACAGCTGTGAGTACTGGGAAATACAGTCTGGGCGAGAGATCCCATCGGAGAGGAGCCGACCCATCCCCATCGCAGTGACTG cATGGCCGCCTGCCCCCGAACTCACCATGAGCTCACAACACCGCATCTTCCTACGTGGGGAATCTGTGACCCTGACGTGCTcagctccccgcactgccaaggtGTCTGGGTTCTGGTTCTTCAGGGATGGCCGGAGAATCAGCTCCAGAGAGCTCCAGTGGTCTCAGTAcaatgtcaggtctcttcagctGTCGTGTGTGTCTGACACAGAAGCCGGCGTGTACAACTGTGGTTACTGGGAGACAGAGTCTGGGCGAAGGATCCCATCAGAGAGGAGCCAAAACTTCCCCATAGCTGTGACTG atctccctccccagccagagctgaGCATGGATCCCCCGTCTGGAGCGGTGAGCGAAGGGTTTTCCCTGAACTTCATCTGCATGGCCCCCAGGGATGCCCGTGAGCGGAGGTTTCACTTCTATAAGGACGGAATCGAGCTCGTTCCTGGGGATCTGGGGTCTGAGATCAGCACCGTGGAGCCCAGATCAGTGAACGTCTCAGTGCTCAGCATCCCACGGGCCGGTCCCAACGTCACCGGGGAATTCACCTGCGGGTACGAGGAGAACGTGGCTGGCAGGTGGGTCCTGTCCCCCAGGAGCCAGGTTGCAACTGTCACTGGGAACTTCACAGTGTCAG CTCACGACGCCTGCTTGGTCTTGGAGTTGGTGGTAGGAGGCTCCTTCTTCCTCATCAATGGCCTCATCTTCCTCGTCTCCTACCGATTATTCTAG